A single genomic interval of Colius striatus isolate bColStr4 chromosome 9, bColStr4.1.hap1, whole genome shotgun sequence harbors:
- the WDR55 gene encoding WD repeat-containing protein 55 isoform X1 — MAEPGEGCAEPEVREPRLRDTPEDICFEATANAIALHPERPLLAAGDVDGDVYLYSYSCTEGENRQLWSSGHHLKSCRDVAFSQDGQKLLTVSKDKAVHVLTVEEGRLETRIPKAHGSPLNCLLPIDQHTLATGDDGGTLKLWDLRKGSAVLEARQHEEFISAMAVDAHGKILLSASGDGTLGVFNVRRRRFELLSEPQNGDLTSVVLLKRGKKVACGSSEGTIYLFNWDGFGAASDRFALRAESVDCMVPVTDSIVCVGSLDGVIRAVNVLPSRVLGCVGQHPAEPIERLALAPGGQLLASCAHDQKVKFWDVSALGTMVVDDYRKKKKKGGPLRALSAKAAASCQEFFADLRDEAKAAAGSDGDSSD; from the exons ATGGCGGAGCCCGGGGAG gGCTGCGCGGAGCCCGAGGTGCGGGAGCCGCGGCTGCGGGACACCCCCGAGGACATCTGCTTCGAGGCCACGGCCAACGCCATCGCCCTGCACCCGGAGCGGCCCCTGCTGGCGGCGGGGGACGTGGACGGCGATGTGTACCT GTACTCGTACTCGTGCACCGAGGGCGAGAACCGGCAGCTCTGGTCCTCGGGGCATCACCTCAAGTCGTGCCGGGACGTGGCGTTCTCCCAGGATGGGCAGA agcttctcacGGTGTCCAAGGACAAGGCTGTGCACGTCCTGACGGTGGAGGAGGGACGGCTGGAAACCCGCATCCCCAAGGCCCACGG ctcccctctCAACTGCCTGCTGCCCATCGACCAGCACACCCTGGCCACGGGCGACGACGGCGGCACGCTCAAGCTGTGGGACCTGCGCAAGGGCAGCGCGGTGCTGGAGGCGCGGCAGCACGAGGAGTTCATCAGCGCCATGGCCGTGGACGCACACGGCAAGATCCTGCTGAGCGCCAG CGGTGACGGCACCCTGGGCGTCTTCAATGTGAGGAGACGGCGCTTCGAGCTGCTCTCAGAGCCGCAGAACGGGGACTTGACGTCTGTGGTGCTGCTCAAG AGAGGGAAGAAGGTGGCGTGTGGCTCCAGTGAAGGCACCATCTACCTCTTCAACTGGGACGGCTTCGGGGCCGCCAGCGACCGCTTTGCGCTGCGGGCCGAGTCGGTGGACTGCATGGTGCCCGTCACCGACAGCATCGTGTGCGTGGGCTCGCTGGACGGCGTCATCAG GGCCGTGAACGTGCTGCCCAGCCGCGTGCTGGGCTGCGTGGGGCAGCACCCGGCAGAGCCCATCGAGCGCCTGGCGCTGGCCCCGGGCGGGCAGCTGCTGGCCAGCTGCGCCCACGACCAGAAGGTGAAGTTCTGGGACGTGTCGGCGCTGGGGACCATGGTGGTGGACGACTACcgcaagaagaagaagaagggcggcccgctgcgggccctcAGTGCCAAGGCGGCCGCCAGCTGCCAGGAGTTCTTTGCCGACCTGAGGGATGAGGCCAAGGCGGCTGCGGGCAGCGACGGTGACAGCAGCGACTGA
- the WDR55 gene encoding WD repeat-containing protein 55 isoform X3, whose translation MCTCTRTRAPRARTGSSGPRGITSSRAGTWRSPRMGRDKAVHVLTVEEGRLETRIPKAHGSPLNCLLPIDQHTLATGDDGGTLKLWDLRKGSAVLEARQHEEFISAMAVDAHGKILLSASGDGTLGVFNVRRRRFELLSEPQNGDLTSVVLLKRGKKVACGSSEGTIYLFNWDGFGAASDRFALRAESVDCMVPVTDSIVCVGSLDGVIRAVNVLPSRVLGCVGQHPAEPIERLALAPGGQLLASCAHDQKVKFWDVSALGTMVVDDYRKKKKKGGPLRALSAKAAASCQEFFADLRDEAKAAAGSDGDSSD comes from the exons ATGTGTACCT GTACTCGTACTCGTGCACCGAGGGCGAGAACCGGCAGCTCTGGTCCTCGGGGCATCACCTCAAGTCGTGCCGGGACGTGGCGTTCTCCCAGGATGGGCAGA GACAAGGCTGTGCACGTCCTGACGGTGGAGGAGGGACGGCTGGAAACCCGCATCCCCAAGGCCCACGG ctcccctctCAACTGCCTGCTGCCCATCGACCAGCACACCCTGGCCACGGGCGACGACGGCGGCACGCTCAAGCTGTGGGACCTGCGCAAGGGCAGCGCGGTGCTGGAGGCGCGGCAGCACGAGGAGTTCATCAGCGCCATGGCCGTGGACGCACACGGCAAGATCCTGCTGAGCGCCAG CGGTGACGGCACCCTGGGCGTCTTCAATGTGAGGAGACGGCGCTTCGAGCTGCTCTCAGAGCCGCAGAACGGGGACTTGACGTCTGTGGTGCTGCTCAAG AGAGGGAAGAAGGTGGCGTGTGGCTCCAGTGAAGGCACCATCTACCTCTTCAACTGGGACGGCTTCGGGGCCGCCAGCGACCGCTTTGCGCTGCGGGCCGAGTCGGTGGACTGCATGGTGCCCGTCACCGACAGCATCGTGTGCGTGGGCTCGCTGGACGGCGTCATCAG GGCCGTGAACGTGCTGCCCAGCCGCGTGCTGGGCTGCGTGGGGCAGCACCCGGCAGAGCCCATCGAGCGCCTGGCGCTGGCCCCGGGCGGGCAGCTGCTGGCCAGCTGCGCCCACGACCAGAAGGTGAAGTTCTGGGACGTGTCGGCGCTGGGGACCATGGTGGTGGACGACTACcgcaagaagaagaagaagggcggcccgctgcgggccctcAGTGCCAAGGCGGCCGCCAGCTGCCAGGAGTTCTTTGCCGACCTGAGGGATGAGGCCAAGGCGGCTGCGGGCAGCGACGGTGACAGCAGCGACTGA
- the NDUFA2 gene encoding NADH dehydrogenase [ubiquinone] 1 alpha subcomplex subunit 2, whose protein sequence is MAAAARGVGAAVGRGVRELRIHLCQRSAGSRGARDFVEQRYVPLKKANPDLPILIRECSGVQPRLWARYEFGKEKSVSLDNLTVDEVAKALESLLKGEVRGQQ, encoded by the exons atggcggcggcggcgcggggcgtcGGGGCCGCGGTGGGTCGCGGAGTACGGGAGCTGCGCATCCACCTCTGCCAGCGCTCCGCCGGTAGCCGCGGCGCCAG GGACTTCGTCGAGCAGCGCTACGTGCCGCTGAAGAAGGCGAACCCCGACTTGCCCATCCTGATCCGCGAGTGCTCCGGGGTGCAGCCCAGGCTCTGGGCTCGCTACG AGTTTGGCAAGGAGAAGAGTGTGTCTCTGGACAACCTGACGGTGGATGAGGTGGCCAAGGCCTTGGAGAGCCTGCTGAAGGGCGAGGTGCGAGGGCAGCAGTAA
- the DND1 gene encoding dead end protein homolog 1 isoform X1, which yields MEAETWTNSVNQANKLALLAWARETGIDLVQVNGQRRYGGPPAGWVGDPPPPGTEVFIGKLPQDVYEDALIPLFQSVGKLYEFRLMMTFSGLNRGFAYAKYSSRRGARDAVASLNNFEVREGCAIVVRRSTEKRELSVDGLWAWLRPRELEAVLRRATPGVLRLALHASPGRRRTQLAVVTYSSHHAAAMAKKTLMEGNTRLGGAEMTVEWLNPSLKQKLQLCEEKPLPPAQGQGDKHRRVPALVPPVPGSSRQPPGALEQLNALCRRQHLGAPLFLTRCLQAHPNGWLQLWCRVVIPGCPVPFSSLTWVRQDGPDGSWHEEAKAAVALQVLRLLGESPRHGRATPAPPRGLAWGAGDAWGWSTLSPARPAPLQRELRLEAAGRLLEAFVSPAGFLLT from the exons ACGTGGACCAACAGCGTCAACCAGGCCAACAAGCTGGCGCTGCTCGCCTGGGCACGGGAGACCGGCATCGACCTGGTGCAGGTCAACGGGCAGAGGCGCTACGGGGGCCCCCCCGCAG GGTGGGTTGGCgacccgccgccgcccggcacGGAGGTGTTCATCGGGAAGCTGCCGCAGGACGTGTACGAGGACGCGCTGATCCCGCTGTTCCAGAGCGTGGGGAAGCTCTACGAGTTCCGCCTCATGATGACCTTCAGCGGGCTGAACCGCGGCTTCGCCTACGCCAAGTACAGCAGCCGGCGCGGCGCCAGGGACGCCGTGGCCTCCCTCAACAACTTCGAGGTGCGGGAGGGCTGCGCCATCGTGGTGCGGCGCAGCACGGAGAAGCGCGAGCTGAGCGTGGACGGGCTGTGGGCCTGGCTGCGGCCGCGGGAGCTGGAGGCCGTGCTGCGCCGCGCCACGCCGGGCGTGCTGCGCCTGGCCCTGCACGCcagccccggccgccgccgcacCCAGCTCGCCGTGGTCACGTACAGCTCGCACCACGCGGCCGCCATGGCCAAGAAAACCCTGATGGAAG GGAACACGCGGCTCGGTGGGGCAGAGATGACGGTGGAGTGGCTGAACCCCAGCctgaagcagaagctgcagctgtgtgaggagaagccgctgccgcccgcccaGGGGCAGGGGGACAAGCACCGGCGGGTCCCCGCGCTGGTGCCCCCGGTGCCAGGCAGCTCACGGCAGCCCCCCGGCGCCCTGGAGCAGCTGAACGCCCTGTGCCGCAGGCAGCACCTCGGCGCCCCCCTGTTCCTCACCAGGTGCCTGCAGGCACACCCCAAcggctggctgcagctctggtgcCGGGTGGTGATCCCGGGCTGCCCCGTGCCCTTCAGCAGCCTCACCTGGGTGCGGCAGGACGGCCCCGACGGGAGCTGGCACGAGGAGGCCAAGGCTGCCGTGGCACTGCAGGTCCTGCGGCTGCTGGGTGAGTCCCCTCGCCACGGCCGTGCCACCCCTGCACCACCCAGGGGCCTGGCATGGGGAGCTGGCGAtgcctggggctggagcaccCTCTCTCCTGCCAGACCAGCCCCCCTGCAGCGGGAGCTGcggctggaggctgcagggaggctgctcGAGGCGTTCGTGTCCCCCGCAGGGTTCCTGCTGACGTAG
- the DND1 gene encoding dead end protein homolog 1 isoform X2: MEAETWTNSVNQANKLALLAWARETGIDLVQVNGQRRYGGPPAGWVGDPPPPGTEVFIGKLPQDVYEDALIPLFQSVGKLYEFRLMMTFSGLNRGFAYAKYSSRRGARDAVASLNNFEVREGCAIVVRRSTEKRELSVDGLWAWLRPRELEAVLRRATPGVLRLALHASPGRRRTQLAVVTYSSHHAAAMAKKTLMEGNTRLGGAEMTVEWLNPSLKQKLQLCEEKPLPPAQGQGDKHRRVPALVPPVPGSSRQPPGALEQLNALCRRQHLGAPLFLTRCLQAHPNGWLQLWCRVVIPGCPVPFSSLTWVRQDGPDGSWHEEAKAAVALQVLRLLGFLLT; the protein is encoded by the exons ACGTGGACCAACAGCGTCAACCAGGCCAACAAGCTGGCGCTGCTCGCCTGGGCACGGGAGACCGGCATCGACCTGGTGCAGGTCAACGGGCAGAGGCGCTACGGGGGCCCCCCCGCAG GGTGGGTTGGCgacccgccgccgcccggcacGGAGGTGTTCATCGGGAAGCTGCCGCAGGACGTGTACGAGGACGCGCTGATCCCGCTGTTCCAGAGCGTGGGGAAGCTCTACGAGTTCCGCCTCATGATGACCTTCAGCGGGCTGAACCGCGGCTTCGCCTACGCCAAGTACAGCAGCCGGCGCGGCGCCAGGGACGCCGTGGCCTCCCTCAACAACTTCGAGGTGCGGGAGGGCTGCGCCATCGTGGTGCGGCGCAGCACGGAGAAGCGCGAGCTGAGCGTGGACGGGCTGTGGGCCTGGCTGCGGCCGCGGGAGCTGGAGGCCGTGCTGCGCCGCGCCACGCCGGGCGTGCTGCGCCTGGCCCTGCACGCcagccccggccgccgccgcacCCAGCTCGCCGTGGTCACGTACAGCTCGCACCACGCGGCCGCCATGGCCAAGAAAACCCTGATGGAAG GGAACACGCGGCTCGGTGGGGCAGAGATGACGGTGGAGTGGCTGAACCCCAGCctgaagcagaagctgcagctgtgtgaggagaagccgctgccgcccgcccaGGGGCAGGGGGACAAGCACCGGCGGGTCCCCGCGCTGGTGCCCCCGGTGCCAGGCAGCTCACGGCAGCCCCCCGGCGCCCTGGAGCAGCTGAACGCCCTGTGCCGCAGGCAGCACCTCGGCGCCCCCCTGTTCCTCACCAGGTGCCTGCAGGCACACCCCAAcggctggctgcagctctggtgcCGGGTGGTGATCCCGGGCTGCCCCGTGCCCTTCAGCAGCCTCACCTGGGTGCGGCAGGACGGCCCCGACGGGAGCTGGCACGAGGAGGCCAAGGCTGCCGTGGCACTGCAGGTCCTGCGGCTGCTGG GGTTCCTGCTGACGTAG
- the WDR55 gene encoding WD repeat-containing protein 55 isoform X2, with amino-acid sequence MAEPGEGCAEPEVREPRLRDTPEDICFEATANAIALHPERPLLAAGDVDGDVYLYSYSCTEGENRQLWSSGHHLKSCRDVAFSQDGQRQGCARPDGGGGTAGNPHPQGPRHTLATGDDGGTLKLWDLRKGSAVLEARQHEEFISAMAVDAHGKILLSASGDGTLGVFNVRRRRFELLSEPQNGDLTSVVLLKRGKKVACGSSEGTIYLFNWDGFGAASDRFALRAESVDCMVPVTDSIVCVGSLDGVIRAVNVLPSRVLGCVGQHPAEPIERLALAPGGQLLASCAHDQKVKFWDVSALGTMVVDDYRKKKKKGGPLRALSAKAAASCQEFFADLRDEAKAAAGSDGDSSD; translated from the exons ATGGCGGAGCCCGGGGAG gGCTGCGCGGAGCCCGAGGTGCGGGAGCCGCGGCTGCGGGACACCCCCGAGGACATCTGCTTCGAGGCCACGGCCAACGCCATCGCCCTGCACCCGGAGCGGCCCCTGCTGGCGGCGGGGGACGTGGACGGCGATGTGTACCT GTACTCGTACTCGTGCACCGAGGGCGAGAACCGGCAGCTCTGGTCCTCGGGGCATCACCTCAAGTCGTGCCGGGACGTGGCGTTCTCCCAGGATGGGCAGA GACAAGGCTGTGCACGTCCTGACGGTGGAGGAGGGACGGCTGGAAACCCGCATCCCCAAGGCCCACGG CACACCCTGGCCACGGGCGACGACGGCGGCACGCTCAAGCTGTGGGACCTGCGCAAGGGCAGCGCGGTGCTGGAGGCGCGGCAGCACGAGGAGTTCATCAGCGCCATGGCCGTGGACGCACACGGCAAGATCCTGCTGAGCGCCAG CGGTGACGGCACCCTGGGCGTCTTCAATGTGAGGAGACGGCGCTTCGAGCTGCTCTCAGAGCCGCAGAACGGGGACTTGACGTCTGTGGTGCTGCTCAAG AGAGGGAAGAAGGTGGCGTGTGGCTCCAGTGAAGGCACCATCTACCTCTTCAACTGGGACGGCTTCGGGGCCGCCAGCGACCGCTTTGCGCTGCGGGCCGAGTCGGTGGACTGCATGGTGCCCGTCACCGACAGCATCGTGTGCGTGGGCTCGCTGGACGGCGTCATCAG GGCCGTGAACGTGCTGCCCAGCCGCGTGCTGGGCTGCGTGGGGCAGCACCCGGCAGAGCCCATCGAGCGCCTGGCGCTGGCCCCGGGCGGGCAGCTGCTGGCCAGCTGCGCCCACGACCAGAAGGTGAAGTTCTGGGACGTGTCGGCGCTGGGGACCATGGTGGTGGACGACTACcgcaagaagaagaagaagggcggcccgctgcgggccctcAGTGCCAAGGCGGCCGCCAGCTGCCAGGAGTTCTTTGCCGACCTGAGGGATGAGGCCAAGGCGGCTGCGGGCAGCGACGGTGACAGCAGCGACTGA
- the IK gene encoding protein Red, with the protein MPERDNEPFSNPLAPDGHDVDDSHSFHQSKLTNEDFRKLLMTPRAAPTSAPPSKSRHHEMPREYNEDEDPAARRRKKKSYYAKLRQQEIERERELAEKYRDRAKERRDGVNKDYEETELISTTANYRAVGPTAEADKSAAEKRRQLIQESKFLGGDMEHTHLVKGLDFALLQKVRAEIASKEKEEEEMMEKPQKETKKDEDPENKIEFKTRLGRNIYRILFKSKSYERNELFLPGRMAYVVDLDDEYADTDIPTTLIRSKADCPTMEAQTTLTTNDIVISKLTQILSYLRQGTRNKKLKKKDKGKLDEKKPPEADMNIFEDIGDYVPSTAKLPREKERERYRERERDREREREEEKKRHSYFEKPKADDEPTDIDKGPGSAKELIKSINEKFAGAAGWEGAEPLKKPEDKKQLGDFFGMSNSYAECYPATMDDMAVDSDEEVDYSKMDQGNKKGPLGRWDFDTQEEYSEYMNNKEALPKAAFQYGIKMSEGRKTRRFKETNDKAELDRQWKKISAIIEKRKKLEADGVEVKRPKY; encoded by the exons ATGCCCGAACGCGACA ATGAGCCGTTTTCCAACCCCTTGGCCCCCGACGGCCACGATGTGGACGACTCGCACTCCTTCCACCA GTCCAAGCTGACCAATGAAGACTTCAGGAAACTGCTGATGACCCCGCGGGCTGCGCCGACCTCTGCGCCACCCTCCAAATCTCGCCACCATGA GATGCCCCGGGAGTACAATGAGGATGAAGACCCAGCAGCTcgcagaaggaagaagaaaag TTACTACGCCAAGCTGCGGCAGCAGGAGATCGAGCGCGAGAGGGAACTGGCCGAGAAGTACCGGGACCGAGCCAAGGAGAGGAGAGATGGGGTCAACAAGGACTACGAGGAGACAGAGCTCATCAGCACCACTGCCAACTACAGGGCTGTGGGGCCCACGGCCGAGGC GGATAAATCTGCTGCGGAGAAGAGGAGGCAGCTCATCCAGGAGTCCAAGTTCTTGGGTGGTGACATGGAGCACACTCACTTGGTGAAAGGCCTGGACTTTGCGCTGCTGCAGAAG GTACGGGCTGAGATCGCCagcaaggagaaggaggaggaggaaatgatGGAGAAGCCCCAGAAAGAAACCAA GAAAGATGAAGATCCGGAGAACAAGATTGAATTCAAGACCCGTTTGG GGCGCAACATCTACCGCATCCTGTTCAAGAGCAAGAGCTACGAGCGGAATGAGCTGTTCCTGCCGGGCCGCATGGCCTACGTGGTGGACCTAGACGACGAGTATGCTGACACCGACATCCCCACCACGCTGATCCGCAGCAAGGCCGACTGCCCCACCATGGAG GCACAGACCACCCTGACCACCAACGACATCGTCATCAGCAAGCTTACACAGATCCTCTCCTACCTCAGGCAGGGCACCCGCAACAAGAAGCTCAAGAAGAAAGACAAAG GGAAGCTGGATGAGAAGAAGCCCCCTGAAGCTGACATGAA CATCTTTGAAGACATTGGGGATTATGTTCCTTCCACTGCAAAGCTGCCCCGGGAGAAGGAGCGGGAGAGGTACCGCGAGCGCGAGAGGGACCGGGAGCGTGAGCgtgaggaggagaagaagaggcACAGCTACTTTGAGAAGCCCAAGGCTGACGATGAG CCCACAGACATCGACAAAG GGCCTGGCTCAGCCAAGGAGCTCATTAAGTCCATCAATGAGAAGTttgctggagctgcaggctgggaaggagcagagccAT TGAAGAAGCCAGAGGACAAGAAGCAGCTGGGAGACTTCTTTGGCATGTCCAACAGCTACGCCGAGTGCTACCCTGCCAC GATGGATGATATGGCTGTGGACAGTGATGAAGAGGTGGACTACAGCAAAATGGATCAG GGTAACAAGAAAGGGCCTCTGGGCCGCTGGGACTTCGACACACAGGAGGAGTACAGTGAATACATGAACAACAAAGAGGCTCTGCCCAA ggcagccttCCAGTATGGCATCAAGATGTCTGAGGGACGCAAAACCCGTCGCTTCAAGGAGACCAACGACAAAGCAGAGCTGGACCGGCAGTGGAAGAAAATCAGCGCG ATCATcgagaagaggaagaagctggAGGCTGATGG GGTTGAAGTGAAACGTCCCAAGTACTGA